Part of the bacterium genome is shown below.
CAGACTTTATAAAAACGCTAACATTCGTGCGACCACCAAAAAAACCAATCCTCGCAATACTACGACCGTGCGAAATGAGAGCAGTAGTGGAACTAACCAAACTTTCCCAAATCCAGAACGAGAACATAATATACCTCGTTCACGACTGCTATGGCACTATTCCCAGAAAAGAAATAAGGGGCAATGAGATTCCGAACACGGAAAAATTCATCTCTGAAGCGCGAAAGGACGGCAGCATGCTACGCCCATTGTGCCGTAGCTGCGATTACCCGCGAGCAGATACTGCCGACATAGGATGGCTTGTTTTCGAGGACGGCGAACCGCTTATCGCATATACGGAAAAAGGGAAAGCATTCCTTAATGAAATCGGGGTCGAATTCATAGAATCAGCACCGGATAAAGGTTATAAGGAAATCCTGTCGAAAAGAATTGAGGAGAAAGAAAAACTATACGCAGAGCTTGAGAAAAGTGTTAAAGGAATAGAGAATTTAGCCAAAAATTTTGCCAATTGCATAAATTGTCACAATTGCATGAGCAACTGTCCCATATGTTTCTGCAGGGAATGTTTCTTCGAGTCGGAGGCGATGGAATTTGAGGGGGATGTTTTCGTGGAGTTAGCTTCGCGTAAGGGTGGATTAAGAGCACCTACGGATGTTATGCTATTCCATCTCGGACGAATGTCACACATGTCCACAAGCTGCGTCGCCTGTGGCGCTTGCGAGGAAGCATGTCCGGAGGATATAAACATCGGTCAAATATTCAAGTGGGTTGGAGAGAACACGCAAAGTATTTTCGAATACAAAGCTGGCAGAAGCTGGGACGAGGAAATCCCATTAAAGGAATTTCGCGAGGAGGAGCTCGAACCCAGATAGTTTTTTTGGTAAACAAATTCGGAGGTAAATTATGAAAAAAATATTCTTTCTATCACTCATAATTTTTGCACTTTCCTTTGGAGGAGAATTCGATAAATATCGAGACCTTTTCAAACCCGTTGAGAAAATTAGTTTTGTTGCGGGTAAGTCCCTCGAGGAGTTCGAAAGAGTTTACGAAGACAGCATGAATAATCCCGCCTACCTTTACAGATACGCGTGGACAGCCTACCTTGCGGGAAGAATAGATGTTGCCAAGGAGAAAATCGAAAGAGCTGTTCAACTTCACCCAAACGACCCGTTCTTAAGATATGCTGCGGGAAAAATTTACCTTAGAGCTGGCGAGAAGGAAAAAGCTATAGCTAACTTCGAAAAGGCAATAGAAAACCAGTACGAGTACCTCGATGCGTGGGAAGAACTTGTAAAACTCTCACCTAAATACTACTTCAACATAGCCCAGCTTTTCGCGGAGAAAGCACACCTTAAAATGCGCTCGGACCTTGCTGACGAGGCTATCATGCTTTTCAACCGATACATAAATCAGGTTCCCGATGGTGAGTTCGTCGATAAAGCCCGCGCAAAAATACACGATATGGAGCTTCTTAAACAGGAAATAGCCGCTCACGAGAGAAAGCTTAAGGAACGGGAAATGAGGAAACAACGCGCGCAGCAGTTCAAGCAGGCTATAGTGGCGGAAAAAGAACGATTTTTCACCTATAATCCAGTTTTGGTAGGAATTTTTTACGGCTCTATAACCCCATCCAAAAACTTTGCTTTCACCATAAAAGACGACGCTCCCAAACGCCCGGGAAGAAATTATGCATCACTTACTGATACGATATACTTTAAAAACTTACTCGGAACGCTGAACGAATTCATCATTGGTGGCGGTTACATATGGAACAGATTTATTTTTAGAGCTCACATTCATTTCGCGGACGCAAATGTCAAATATGTGTATCTTCTCGACACAATTATTACACCTTCCCACGATGTTAAGGAAATAAAGGACGAGATAGCAAGAATAAGCGAAAAAAGAATAAGCACAAATATTCTTTACAATGTTTACTTCATAGACCCACTGCTTATATTTGTTGAAGGAACAGCGGATGCTGGTTATATTAAGCTGATAGAGTCAAATCCGAAATTCAAGTCCTGTTACATGGCTGGGCTCGGTCTCGGAGCGGCAGCGATGATTAAATACCACAACTTCATACTCGAACTGAACTTTCAAAAAGGTCTCTTGGGTTCCAGCCGAGGTACATACATCGGCATAGGAGTAATGTACAAATTCAAAATCTAAGTAAAAAGGAAATGAAGCACTATTACCTCGAAATAGTTTGTCCTAACTGTGGCCAACTGCTTAACGACCCTGAGGTAAAGATCAAAGAAAGACCAGCGCTCAAATTTCTCGTCGAAAACAAGGGCAGGCAGGGGATAATATGGATATCAGCCATCTACGGTGACCATGAGACGATAGAACCACCGGAGCTCAACATTCTGCCCGGGGACCTTGTGAAATTCTACTGCCCACACTGCAAAAAACCTTTGCCAAAAATTGACAAGTGCTACTGTAAAGGCGACCTTTTAAGATTAAAGTTAAAAAGCGGCGGCGACCTCCAATTCTGCAACAGGAAAGGATGCTATTATAGTACCATAGGATTCACAAATCCCGATGAACTGGATAAATTCTTCAAAAGCATCGAATAAACCATTTTACTCACAAAGTCAGGGGGCGTGATGAGAAATGCTGCGAAGAGTTAGCATTTTGATTCTGATTGTTTTATCTTCTAATCAGATCTTATCCCAAAGATACATAGCTTTCGATAGCAGAAGGACCGGCATAACATTTGACTGGATCGATACCACAGGTGGGACACTACTTTCCGGAGCCATGGTCCGTGATGACGATACTACGGTTGTTCATCTTCCCTTCACATTCAGATTTTATTCCATTGGTTACGACAGCATGTGGGTTTCAAGCAACGGTCTTATAACATTTTTTCCTGATAGTGCAGCCATATGGCGCAATCATCCCATTCCCAATACAGCGAGCCCCAACGCCTACATAGCGCCTTATTGGGACGACTTAAGACCTATTCCAGCAGGAACAACGCTGCCAAGACCAGTCATATACTTTAAGACTGGCGGTTCACCACCAAATAGATGGGTCGCAATAATATGGGCAAACATATTCAGATACTCCTATAGACGGGACGGAATAACTTTTGAAGCAATACTTTACGAGAACCCAACTGGAAACGGAAAAATAGCATTTCAATACCTCGATGTTGAGTGGGCCGGTTCGACAGCCATAAGTTTCGGCGCAAGCGCGACCGTCGGAATAGAAAATCGCACGGGAACAGAAGGAGTGCAATACTTGTATAACTCGCCAATACTAAGGGATAGCATGCGGATAGAGTTTATAGACCTAAGCTCAACTCATGACATAGCAGCGTTGGGCGTAGAACTTTTCCCCGTAACACCTATCCCCTCACTCATAACGATAACCCCGAAAGCCATTATAACCGACCTTGGCGGATACGACGAGGACCTTGCGAAAGCAAAAATAACCATAACTGGTGACACCGCAGGCATAATATACCAGGAATCGGTTACTTTCAATATAGATACGGCAGAAACGAATCTCGTGCCCTTCCCTACTCTTAGTTTTTCAGTTCCCGATTCCTATACAGCTGTGGTCGCAATACACCATCCGGCAGACTCGTTCCCATTTGACGATACCTCGGAAACGAGGTTTTTTGTCGCAGAGCACTTTGCGAGCGGTGGCCCAGACGCAAGCGGATTCAGATGGTATGACAATTTTTACCCCGATACAGAAGCAGCCAGATTCCTTGGCATTGACCTTGCTGGCGCAACACAACTAACATTATCAGGCGACGATGTAACAACGACATTTGACTTACCGTTCCCATTTCCATACTACGATAGATTCGTGAGGAGAATCTGGATTTCGAGCAATGGATTTATTTCCGTGAGTTCAGTAAGCAGCGCACTGCCAACCAACGACACATTGCCCACAGGCAGCATACGAGGCGCGATAGCACCATTCTGGGATGACCACTACATAAGGACTTCTGCCTCGCCACCATCGTCAGTTTATGTAAAAAGCGGGCTAACGCCTGACAGCATAAGATACTTTTCGGTAATATGGCGACAATCGTATCTACCGTACTCCTCA
Proteins encoded:
- a CDS encoding 4Fe-4S binding protein, with the protein product MTPTEFLEKILSESLKRDLVGGVITLKRTSNDAAAHALITKVELLEGCDPLMPYFPGNGADFIKTLTFVRPPKKPILAILRPCEMRAVVELTKLSQIQNENIIYLVHDCYGTIPRKEIRGNEIPNTEKFISEARKDGSMLRPLCRSCDYPRADTADIGWLVFEDGEPLIAYTEKGKAFLNEIGVEFIESAPDKGYKEILSKRIEEKEKLYAELEKSVKGIENLAKNFANCINCHNCMSNCPICFCRECFFESEAMEFEGDVFVELASRKGGLRAPTDVMLFHLGRMSHMSTSCVACGACEEACPEDINIGQIFKWVGENTQSIFEYKAGRSWDEEIPLKEFREEELEPR